In Paraglaciecola sp. T6c, the sequence ATACTGACTTCATTATTACTGTCAGTAACGATGCATGGTTCGGTCATTCCCACGGCCCTGCGCAACATTTAGAAATTGCACAGGTCCGTGCAAAGGAATTCGGCTTGCCAGTACTACGTTCAACGAACAACGGTATTACTGCGTTTATCAACGCAAACGGCGAGGTACAAAGCCGATTACCTCAGTTCGAGACCGGCGTGTTAAATGATGAAGTACAAAAAGTCACTGGGACCACACCCTATCGTTATTCTGGTGACCTTGGGGCATGGCTGTTAAGTGTGTTTGGGGTTTTGATCGCCATTCGATTTAATCACACGGCTTAGTGAAGCGCTCAACCTTTACTAAATTGTTTCGACACGCAGCGCGTTGTATTAACGCGCTTTCGTTGGGTCACTTTCGGCCGGATGCCAAATTTATCACCTCCAACTCACCTAACGAACTACCCTAACCAATTTCTAACTTTTGCTAATGGCGTGAGTACAATGGCATTTCCTACTAGTACTAATACAAATCCAAATACCGTGTTAGCGTGCCATACGAAATCTTCGAAAACAGTACTCAAGAGCACAGCCACAATTGGAAATAAAACGATGGAATAACTGGCTTTTTCAGGACCAATGTCACGCAATAATAAAAAGTAGCACGCAAAGGCAATCACTGTGCCAAATAACGAGAGATAAAGCAGTGAGATAACGTAGCTAAGTTCTGTAGAAAAAGTAAATTGAGCGTCACTGAGCAACACCACACAAACGAGTGCCACCGCACCGTACAACATCCCCCATGCGTTACCTTGCATCACACCGACCTGATGGGATGAATTGCGCACACTGGCCATGTTCCCCAATGATGCTAAAAAGGTGCCGCCAAGTGCAAGGCCCAACCCAAGCATGGCATCACTGGTAAAATCGAGGTCTTTCATGTCTGGCCAAAACAATGCTCCTAAACCAACGACGCCAAGCAAGGCTCCAATATATATCCGATTAGCGATGCGACGGCCAAAGAACAGACGCGTATTAATTATATTCATCAGAAGCAGGGTTGAAAATGCAATAGAAGCCATGGCTGAGGTGAGGTAATTTTGCGCCCAATATAAGACTAAATAATTCAGACCAAAATTGCACAAGGCCAGCACCATAAAAAAGCCATGATCTGTCTTTGAAAACCGCATATTCATACCTTTAAACACGCAGTAGCACCACATAACAAAAGCGGCGATAGCGAAGCGATAGGCTAAAGACACCGGTGCTGGCACATCCCCAAGCTGAAACTCAATCGCCAACCAAGTCGAGCCCCAAATAAGCACGGTCAAAACATACAACATAACGCTTTTCAAAGTAGCGAGTCCTCAAATGGTGTCAGAAAATAGCTGCGCGGAAGGTAACACAGTCAACAGGATTGTATATGATAACGTAACAGAGGTAAGGGTTTGTCGATTTTTGCGGTGCTGCGCCAAACGCTTGGCGCAATCCAGTTCTTTGGAGTAAAAACCCTCGACATTTGATATCGAGAACGTCAGCTTTGTTAACAATATGCTGTATTAACCCATTAAAGGGTAAATTAAACATCCTAAAATAGACGTTCTGGTAAATATACCTACCATAAGTGCTTTTTTGCTGTAAATCTTTGTGACATAAAAGCCAATATTCTGCGACTAAATTTACATAACTTTCTACTATTATTACTAAACTAAAAGTAAATTATTCAATCTAACTTTTCACTACTAGCAATTTTTCATTATAAATCAAAGGTTAATATAAACTTCTGATAGGTCACCAACACCGATTTAGTTGGTTTGATTATTGCTTAACAACGTTAAATGCATTTTTGCTACTTTAAACCATTAACGGATAAAAGTATCAGTGCAGCAATAAGGAGCAACGGATGTTGACGACGCTAACAGATAAAAAAACTGCAGCCATACTCGCCAAGGATGGCTTTGAACAATGTGAATTAATTGAAACCCGTGACGCCCTTATTGAGGCTGGGGTTGATGTGCACATTGTCTCCCTTGAGCCTGGGACTATAATAGGCTGGAACGGCAGCAAATGGGGTATAGAAGTGGATGTAGATAAAGTCGTGTCAAAAGTGTCAGCTGATGATTATGATGCACTCATTTTACCCGGCGGATTATTTAACCCAGACGCGCTGTTGCAAGACAGAGACGCAGTAGATTTTGTAAAGGCATTCTTTGTAGATGCTAAGCTCAAGCCTGTGGTTGCCATCAATCAAGGTACGTGGATGTTGCTTGAAGCAGACGTTTTGAGAAACAGACTCGTTGCTTCATTTCCAACTGTTCTCAATCGCTTGCGAAACGCTGGTGCGAAGGTCGTTGACCGGGACCTCGTGGTCGATCAAGGTTTATATACCAGCCGAAGCTCCCACAATCTGGCTGCGCTGAACCAACAAGTTATTCAGCAGCTCACTAAGCCACGCGTTCACTAGTGTCATAACCTTGTGGATGCTATTGAGCTAGATTCAATTTGTATGACTTTATCAACTTATCATTAAACAAAAAAAGCGTGCAGTAAGCACGCTTTGTTCATTATTTTGACGATAAATTTGTAAACGATGTCACTGATTACTCAAAAGAGCAGTCTTAAATTAGACGTACTCTACCTCAATGATTTCAAATTCAATTGCACCCTTGGGCGTTTGAATGGTGACCACATCGTCTAGCTGCTTACCGATTAAACCCCGGGCGATAGGCGAACTGACTGAAATAAGGTTATTCTTAATGTCAGCTTCATCATCACCCACAATCTTATAAGTAATTTCTTCGTCACTTTGTAGATTTAATATAGTAACTGTCGTGCCAAATATGACCTTCCCAGTGTTGGTCATCTTGGTTACATCGATAATTTGTACGTTGGACAACTTACCTTCGATATCTTGAATACGCCCTTCACAGAAGCTTTGCTGCTCACGCGCAGCATGGTATTCAGCGTTTTCTTTTAAATCTCCGTGTTCACGGGCTTCCGCAATCGATTTAATAATTTCTGGTCGTTTTACTGACTTTAAATGTTGTAGCTCTTCACGCAACATTTCTGCGCCTTTAGCCGTCATAGGATATTGAGTCATTGATCAATAGCTCGCTTTATTTTTGATTGTTGTTCTACATGGATAATAAATAAGTGCTGAGCGTAATAAATCAACGCCCAGCACCGAATTAATAAACGATTAAACTAAACGTTTATGTAATTCTTGTACTGAATGCACTCTGGCACGGTCGTCAGCTTTATTTGCATTAACCGTGGCAAACGCCGCATTCATAGTGGTGGTATAAGGAATTTTATTTAGCAGCGCTTCACGACGAATATACACAGAATCATCGATTGCTTGACGTCCTTCGGTGGTATTGATGATATAACAATATTCACCGTTTTTAATCGCATCTACAATATTAGGGCGACCTTCGGATAGCTTGTTCACAATAGAGCAAGGCACATCGGCTTTATTCAGCACTTCAGCCGTTCCGCGCGTTGCTTCAAGATTAAATCCTTTTGCTACCATGGCTCGACCTAATTCGATAATACGATTTTTATCGTTAAGACGAACAGAAAGCAATGCTTTCCCTCCTGCTGGGATGGGCTCGCCAGCACCTAAATTTGCTTTAGCGTAAGCTTCCACGAAGGTATCACCTACTCCCATCACTTCGCCGGTAGAGCGCATTTCAGGGCCAAGTAAGGGGTCTACGCCTTGAAACTTAGCAAAAGGCAACACCACTTCTTTAACGCTATAAAACGGAGGAATGACTTCTTTGCTCAGACCTTGCGAAGCAAGAGACTGACCAGCCATAGCGCGAGCACCAATTTTGGCAATGGCCAAACCTGTCGCTTTAGACACAAACGGCACAGTACGAGCAGCACGAGGGTTAACTTCAATTAAGTATACC encodes:
- a CDS encoding DMT family transporter; amino-acid sequence: MKSVMLYVLTVLIWGSTWLAIEFQLGDVPAPVSLAYRFAIAAFVMWCYCVFKGMNMRFSKTDHGFFMVLALCNFGLNYLVLYWAQNYLTSAMASIAFSTLLLMNIINTRLFFGRRIANRIYIGALLGVVGLGALFWPDMKDLDFTSDAMLGLGLALGGTFLASLGNMASVRNSSHQVGVMQGNAWGMLYGAVALVCVVLLSDAQFTFSTELSYVISLLYLSLFGTVIAFACYFLLLRDIGPEKASYSIVLFPIVAVLLSTVFEDFVWHANTVFGFVLVLVGNAIVLTPLAKVRNWLG
- a CDS encoding type 1 glutamine amidotransferase domain-containing protein → MLTTLTDKKTAAILAKDGFEQCELIETRDALIEAGVDVHIVSLEPGTIIGWNGSKWGIEVDVDKVVSKVSADDYDALILPGGLFNPDALLQDRDAVDFVKAFFVDAKLKPVVAINQGTWMLLEADVLRNRLVASFPTVLNRLRNAGAKVVDRDLVVDQGLYTSRSSHNLAALNQQVIQQLTKPRVH
- the greA gene encoding transcription elongation factor GreA, with the translated sequence MTQYPMTAKGAEMLREELQHLKSVKRPEIIKSIAEAREHGDLKENAEYHAAREQQSFCEGRIQDIEGKLSNVQIIDVTKMTNTGKVIFGTTVTILNLQSDEEITYKIVGDDEADIKNNLISVSSPIARGLIGKQLDDVVTIQTPKGAIEFEIIEVEYV